In one Mycobacterium sp. NBC_00419 genomic region, the following are encoded:
- a CDS encoding S-methyl-5'-thioadenosine phosphorylase gives MIGVIGGSGFYSFFGADARSVNLDTPYGEPSAPITVGRVGEYDVAFLPRHGLSHEYSPHTVPYRANMWALRALGVRRVFGPCAVGSLTHELGPGSIVVPDQLVDRTRGRADTYFDSGGIHVGFADPYCPTLRAAATGLPGVIDGGTMVVVQGPRFSTRAESQWFARQGFTLINMTGYPEAVLARELEMCYAAIALVTDLDAGIDVGAGVRAVDVFAEFEKNLVPFKKLVHEAIDQVDSERVCTHCLAHEGVELPFDLP, from the coding sequence ATGATCGGAGTCATAGGCGGCAGCGGCTTCTACAGCTTTTTCGGTGCCGACGCCCGCAGTGTCAACCTCGACACCCCGTACGGCGAGCCCAGCGCGCCGATCACAGTCGGGCGGGTGGGGGAGTACGACGTGGCGTTCCTGCCGCGGCACGGCCTGAGTCACGAGTACTCGCCGCACACCGTCCCGTACCGGGCCAACATGTGGGCGCTGCGCGCGCTCGGGGTGCGTCGGGTGTTCGGTCCGTGTGCGGTGGGCAGCCTCACTCACGAACTGGGTCCGGGCTCGATCGTGGTGCCTGACCAGCTGGTGGACCGTACCCGCGGCCGCGCCGATACCTACTTCGACTCGGGCGGCATTCATGTCGGCTTCGCTGACCCCTACTGCCCGACGCTGCGGGCCGCGGCCACCGGTCTGCCCGGGGTGATCGACGGCGGAACCATGGTGGTGGTGCAGGGTCCGCGGTTTTCCACCCGCGCGGAAAGCCAGTGGTTCGCGCGCCAGGGTTTCACCCTGATCAACATGACCGGATACCCCGAGGCGGTGCTCGCCCGGGAGCTTGAGATGTGTTACGCAGCAATTGCTTTGGTGACGGATCTGGACGCGGGGATCGACGTCGGAGCCGGGGTGCGGGCGGTCGACGTGTTCGCGGAGTTCGAGAAGAACCTGGTGCCGTTCAAGAAGCTCGTGCACGAGGCGATCGACCAGGTGGACTCCGAGCGGGTCTGCACGCACTGCCTGGCCCACGAGGGCGTCGAGCTACCGTTCGACCTGCCGTGA
- a CDS encoding NAD-dependent epimerase/dehydratase family protein — protein MRVLLTGAAGFIGSRVWAALVADGHEVVAADALLGAAHGAGAELPEDCHRLDVRDADALQPLLVGVDVVCHQAAVVGAGVNTADAPSYATHNDFGTAVLLAQMYQAGITRLVLASSMVVYGQGRYACPVHGVVDPLPRTRADLDTGVFEHRCPLGGEELAWQLVDEDAPLTPRSLYAASKTAQEHYALAWAESTGGSVVALRYHNVYGPGMPRDTPYSGVAAIFRSSLEKGDPPRVFEDGGQMRDFIHVDDVAAANVAAVRSEAGGFLAANVCSGRPISILDVATRLCEARGGPAPVVTGAYRSGDVRHIVADPARARERLGFQAVIDPSAGLQEFAFAPLRA, from the coding sequence GTGAGGGTTCTGCTCACCGGCGCGGCCGGTTTCATCGGCAGCCGGGTCTGGGCGGCACTGGTGGCCGACGGGCACGAGGTGGTGGCGGCGGACGCGCTGCTGGGTGCCGCGCACGGTGCCGGTGCCGAACTCCCCGAGGATTGTCACCGGCTCGACGTCCGCGACGCAGATGCGTTGCAACCCTTGCTTGTTGGAGTCGACGTCGTCTGTCACCAGGCTGCGGTCGTCGGCGCGGGGGTCAACACGGCCGACGCTCCCTCCTACGCCACCCACAACGACTTCGGCACCGCGGTGCTGTTGGCTCAGATGTACCAGGCGGGCATCACCCGGCTGGTGCTGGCGTCGTCGATGGTGGTCTACGGGCAGGGCCGCTACGCCTGTCCGGTGCACGGGGTGGTCGATCCGCTGCCGCGCACCCGGGCCGATCTGGACACCGGGGTGTTCGAGCACCGCTGCCCGCTCGGCGGTGAGGAGCTGGCCTGGCAGCTGGTCGACGAGGACGCGCCGCTGACGCCGCGCAGTCTGTACGCCGCCAGCAAGACCGCCCAGGAGCACTACGCGCTGGCATGGGCCGAATCGACCGGCGGCTCGGTGGTGGCGCTGCGCTATCACAACGTGTACGGCCCCGGGATGCCACGCGACACCCCCTACTCCGGGGTGGCGGCGATCTTCCGGTCGTCCCTGGAAAAGGGCGACCCGCCAAGGGTTTTCGAGGACGGCGGCCAGATGCGCGACTTCATCCACGTCGACGACGTCGCCGCCGCCAATGTCGCCGCCGTGCGATCGGAGGCGGGCGGCTTCCTGGCGGCCAACGTCTGCTCGGGGCGGCCGATCTCGATCCTGGATGTCGCCACCCGGCTGTGTGAGGCCCGCGGGGGGCCGGCGCCCGTCGTGACGGGTGCGTACCGCAGCGGCGACGTCCGCCACATCGTGGCGGACCCGGCCCGGGCTCGCGAGCGCCTCGGCTTTCAGGCCGTGATCGACCCGTCCGCCGGTTTGCAAGAGTTTGCGTTTGCCCCACTGCGTGCCTGA
- a CDS encoding NAD(P)H-dependent flavin oxidoreductase: MKTEICDQFGIDFPLFAFSHCRDVVAAVTNAGGFGVLGGTAFRPDQLEAELSWIDEQVKGKPYGVDIIVPAKFEGKGENLTVGQLADRIPADFRGFIDELLAAHDIELDDKPRVAASSLSGDTGASLLEVSLNHPIKLMANALGVPPDYMIEAGKQTGIPVAALVGAKEHAIKQVNAGVDLIIAQGTEAGGHCGEVTTLVLIPEVIEAIEAIGKPVPVLAAGGIVTGRQMAASVALGAAGAWTGSVWLTTEEAETAPYTVQKMLAASSRDTVRSAGRTGKPSRQLRSDWTDAWLPNQGGRQPLPLPLQSMVSEPVLRRIDKLAETGHPGAQQLATYFVGQGVGLMNKVRPAREVVLEFIEDYVNAVERMCRSLED; encoded by the coding sequence GTGAAGACAGAGATCTGTGACCAGTTCGGCATCGACTTCCCGCTGTTCGCCTTCAGCCACTGCCGCGACGTCGTCGCGGCAGTGACCAACGCAGGCGGCTTCGGTGTGCTCGGCGGCACCGCGTTTCGGCCCGATCAGCTCGAGGCGGAGCTGAGCTGGATCGACGAGCAGGTCAAGGGCAAGCCCTACGGCGTGGACATCATCGTGCCCGCCAAGTTCGAGGGCAAAGGCGAGAACCTCACCGTCGGCCAGCTCGCCGACCGCATCCCCGCCGACTTCCGCGGCTTCATCGACGAACTGCTGGCCGCACACGACATCGAGCTGGACGACAAGCCGCGCGTCGCTGCCTCGTCGCTGAGCGGTGACACCGGCGCGAGCCTGCTCGAGGTCTCGCTGAACCACCCGATCAAGCTGATGGCCAACGCACTTGGTGTGCCGCCGGACTACATGATCGAGGCAGGCAAGCAGACCGGCATTCCGGTCGCGGCCCTGGTCGGCGCCAAGGAGCACGCCATCAAGCAGGTCAACGCCGGCGTGGACCTGATCATCGCGCAGGGCACCGAGGCGGGCGGCCACTGCGGCGAGGTGACCACCCTGGTGCTGATCCCCGAAGTCATCGAGGCGATCGAGGCGATCGGTAAGCCGGTGCCGGTGCTGGCCGCCGGCGGCATCGTGACCGGCCGGCAGATGGCGGCCTCGGTCGCGCTCGGTGCCGCCGGTGCGTGGACGGGCTCGGTGTGGTTGACCACGGAGGAGGCCGAGACCGCCCCCTATACCGTGCAGAAGATGCTCGCCGCGTCCTCGCGCGACACCGTCCGCTCGGCCGGGCGCACCGGAAAGCCGTCGCGCCAACTACGTTCGGACTGGACCGACGCGTGGCTGCCGAACCAGGGTGGCCGCCAGCCGTTGCCACTCCCGCTGCAGTCGATGGTCTCCGAACCGGTACTGCGCCGGATCGACAAGCTCGCCGAGACCGGTCATCCGGGTGCTCAGCAGTTGGCGACGTACTTCGTCGGTCAGGGTGTCGGGCTGATGAACAAGGTCAGGCCCGCCCGCGAAGTGGTGCTGGAGTTCATCGAGGACTACGTCAACGCCGTCGAGCGGATGTGCCGGTCCCTGGAGGATTGA